Proteins from a genomic interval of Oncorhynchus clarkii lewisi isolate Uvic-CL-2024 chromosome 13, UVic_Ocla_1.0, whole genome shotgun sequence:
- the LOC139423674 gene encoding zinc finger protein 479-like, giving the protein MAAIVRLHRLTKDQLSLAAQKNNNKPGRKPTKKKNSTTTRGRKQSTGKGNNSADSESVSSQVSSAPKWWGRPKGSKNKPKISLQLSSAILRPDEVKQEVKQEMDELPIGTRSDEHWLNSVKTESYDPEMGNTRGPTESDPRTDAHQLGIKTEDAPLYHQDGGRRLRSATVQLFNLAALRSEPEWWPRNQKVRRFTCPDCGQKFFSKTTLGLHSRIHTQYQPYSCEVCHKTFSRKGGLVEHRPIHEVERPFACLQCGRTFKFKSNLTRHMRFHSDARPYVCSQCGQGFKISAQLKSHMISHSGYKPYVCPECGQSFVRYMSLKYHRLSHTGERPLSCPECPMTFARPHTLMIHRRQHTGETPFSCQDCGKRFKQGCQLKDHVRRKHTGEKPYECSECDKCFVTSASRKVHMVVHTGEKPYKCTECCRSYSQSGGLKRHRCEQQTR; this is encoded by the exons ATGGCTGCTATCGTGAGACTCCACAGACTAACGAAGGATCAACTGTCTCTCGCTGCTCAGAAGAACAATAACAAACCAGGCAGAAAACCAACGAAGAAGAAaaactccaccaccaccagagGAAGGAAACAATCCACAGGAAAAGGAAACAACTCTGCTGACAGTGAAAGTGTTTCTAGCCAGGTATCATCGGCCCCTAAGTGGTGGGGTCGCCCTAAGGGAAGCAAAAACAAACCCAAGATAAGTCTACAACTCTCCAGCGCCATCTTGAGGCCTGACGAGGTAAAACAAGAG GTGAAACAAGAGATGGACGAGCTGCCTATCGGGACAAGAAGTGATGAACACtggttgaactctgtgaagacaGAGAGCTACGACCCAGAGATGGGTAACACCAGGGGACCTACAGAGAGCGACCCCAGGACAGATGCACATCAACTGGGTATCAAGACAGAGGATGCTCCCCTGTACCACCAGGATGGAGGGAGGCGGCTGCGGTCGGCTACCGTTCAGCTGTTCAATCTGGCTGCGTTGCGGTCTGAGCCGGAATGGTGGCCTCGCAACCAGAAGGTCCGCCGGTTCACGTGTCCAGACTGCGGCCAGAAGTTCTTCTCCAAAACCACGCTGGGGTTACACTCCCGGATCCACACCCAGTACCAGCCGTACTCCTGTGAGGTGTGCCATAAAACCTTCTCCCGGAAAGGCGGTCTGGTCGAGCACCGACCAATCCATGAGGTGGAACGCCCCTTCGCCTGCCTCCAGTGCGGCAGAACCTTCAAGTTCAAATCCAACCTGACCCGGCACATGCGGTTCCACAGCGACGCGCGGCCCTACGTCTGCTCCCAGTGCGGCCAAGGCTTCAAGATCTCCGCCCAACTCAAGAGCCACATGATTTCCCACAGCGGGTATAAACCGTACGTGTGCCCGGAGTGTGGCCAGAGTTTCGTCCGTTACATGAGTCTCAAGTATCACCGGCTGAGCCACACCGGCGAGCGCCCGCTGTCCTGCCCGGAGTGTCCCATGACCTTTGCCCGGCCACACACCCTTATGATCCACCGGCGACAGCACACCGGGGAGACGCCGTTCTCTTGCCAGGACTGTGGGAAGAGGTTCAAACAGGGGTGCCAACTGAAAGACCACGTTAGAAGgaaacacacaggggagaaaccatacGAATGCTCAGAGTGTGACAAGTGCTTCGTCACTTCGGCGTCTCGTAAAGTGCACATGGTtgtccacacaggagagaagccgtacAAATGCACAGAGTGCTGTAGGAGCTACAGTCAGAGTGGGGGCCTGAAGAGGCACAGGTGTGAGCAGCAAACCAGGTGA
- the LOC139424221 gene encoding zinc finger protein 79-like — protein MRFHSDAQPYVCPQCGQGFKISAHLKRHMTAHKCPMTFARPHILMVHWLKHTGETPFSCQDGGSQFKQRCKLKDHVRRKHTGEKPYKCSDCDKCFVTSASRNAHMVVHTGEKPYKCMECGKSYSQSGNLTQHMRKHTGEKPYKCSECDKCFVNSTSRKVHMVVHTGEKPYKCTQCGKSYSQTGSLKRHRCKKTPSGSVEAASDW, from the exons ATGCGGTTCCACAGTGATGCGCAGCCCTACGTCTGCCCCCAGTGCGGCCAAGGCTTCAAGATCTCCGCCCACCTGAAGCGCCACATGACGGCCCACA AGTGTCCCATGACCTTTGCCCGGCCGCACATCCTTATGGTCCACTGGCTGAAACACACCGGGGAGACGCCGTTCTCTTGCCAGGACGGTGGAAGCCAGTTCAAACAGCGGTGCAAGCTAAAAGACCACGTCAGAAGgaaacacacaggggagaaaccttacAAATGCTCCGATTGCGACAAGTGCTTTGTCACTTCGGCGTCCCGTAATGCACACATGGTTGTCCACACCGGAGAGAAGCCGTACAAATGCATGGAGTGTGGTAAGAGCTACAGTCAGAGTGGGAATCTAACGCAGCACATGAGgaaacacacaggggagaaaccatacAAATGCTCTGAGTGCGACAAGTGCTTTGTCAATTCTACGTCCCGTAAAGTGCACATGGttgtccacacaggggagaagccgtaCAAATGCACGCAGTGCGGTAAGAGCTACAGTCAAACTGGCTCCCTGAAGAGGCACAGGTGTAAGAAGACACCCAG TGGCAGCGTTGAGGCTGCTTCTGATTGGTAA
- the LOC139423734 gene encoding uncharacterized protein, protein MEEGDSLHSVNLNQLKMEEGDSLLSVNLNQLKMEEGDSLHSVNLNQLKMEEGDSLHSVNLNQLKMEEGDSPNSVNLNQLKMEEGDSLHSVNLNQLKMEEGDFLHSVNLNQLKMEEGDSLHSVNLNQLKMEEGDSLHSVNLNQLKMSAAVSLPILRLHRLTKDQLSLCAPRLNQNNPKNNKPGRKPTKKKNTTSRGKKQSTGNGHNSADNKSVSSQVSLVSRHQHCLKGSKNKPKIILKFSRSILRPDAAKQEVKQEMDELPIGPISDEHWLNSVKPESYDPDMGNTRGPTESDPRTDAHHLGMKMKDAPLYHQDDVRQLQSSTVQPFNPAALRSDLECWPHNQKVPRFPCPDCGQKFFSKIQFKFHSRSHTQYRPHSCEVCHKTFSRKGSLDEHRPIHEVERPFACLQCGRTFTFKSNLTRHMRFHSDARPYVCPQCGQSFKISDHLKSHMTAHSGNKPYLCPECGQSFVRYISLKYHRLSHTGERPLSCPECPMTFARPHTLMIHRRQHTGETPFSCQDCGKQFKQGYQLKDHVTMKHTGEKPYKCSECDKCFITSASRKVHMVVHTGEKPYKCTECCRRYSQSGHLAQHMRRHTGEKPYKCSECDKCFITSASRKVHMVVHTGEKPYKCTECCRSYSQSGSLKRHKCEQQTSKRTKRGRCEVITPLAVSYFQPPGLSSTRKRDHHPPSTYPILMESH, encoded by the exons ATGGAGGAAGGAGATTCTCTGCATAGCGTTAACCTGAATCAACTCAAGATGGAGGAAGGAGATTCTCTGCTTAGCGTTAACCTGAATCAACTCAAGATGGAGGAAGGAGATTCTCTGCATAGCGTTAATCTGAATCAACTCAAGATGGAGGAAGGAGATTCTCTGCATAGCGTTAACCTGAATCAACTCAAGATGGAGGAAGGAGATTCTCCCAATAGCGTTAATCTGAATCAACTCAAGATGGAGGAAGGAGATTCTCTGCATAGCGTTAACCTGAATCAACTCAAGATGGAGGAAGGAGATTTTCTGCATAGCGTTAATCTGAATCAACTCAAGATGGAGGAAGGAGATTCTCTGCATAGCGTTAATCTGAATCAACTCAAGATGGAGGAAGGAGATTCTCTGCATAGCGTTAACCTGAATCAACTCAAGATGTCCGCTGCTGTTTCTTTACCCATCTTGAGACTCCACAGACTGACAAAGGATCaactgtctctctgtgctcccAGACTTAACCAGAACAACCCGAAGAACAACAAACCAGGTAGAAAACCAACGAAGAAGAAAAACACCACCAGCAGAGGAAAGAAACAATCCACAGGAAATGGACACAACTCTGCTGACAACAAAAGTGTTTCTAGCCAGGTATCACTAGTGTCTAGACATCAGCACTGTCTGAAGGGAAGCAAAAATAAACCCAAGATCATTCTCAAATTCTCCCGCTCCATCTTGAGGCCTGACGCAGCAAAACAAGAG GTGAAACAAGAGATGGACGAGCTGCCTATCGGGCCAATAAGTGATGAACACtggttgaactctgtgaagccaGAGAGCTACGACCCAGACATGGGTAACACCAGGGGACCTACAGAGAGCGACCCCAGGACAGATGCACATCACTTGGGTATGAAGATGAAGGATGCCCCCCTGTACCACCAGGATGATGTGAGGCAGCTGCAGTCGTCTACCGTTCAGCCATTCAATCCGGCTGCGTTGCGGTCTGACCTGGAATGTTGGCCTCACAACCAGAAGGTCCCCAGGTTCCCGTGTCCAGACTGCGGCCAGAAGTTCTTCTCCAAAATTCAGTTTAAGTTTCATTCCCGGAGCCACACCCAGTACCGGCCGCACTCCTGTGAGGTGTGCCATAAAACCTTCTCCCGGAAAGGCAGTCTAGACGAGCACCGACCAATCCATGAGGTGGAGCGCCCCTTCGCCTGCCTCCAATGTGGCAGAACCTTCACGTTCAAATCCAACCTGACCCGGCACATGCGGTTCCACAGCGACGCGCGGCCCTACGTCTGCCCCCAGTGCGGCCAAAGCTTCAAAATCTCCGACCACCTGAAGAGCCACATGACGGCCCACAGCGGGAATAAACCGTACTTGTGCCCGGAGTGTGGCCAGAGTTTTGTCCGTTACATTAGTCTGAAGTATCACCGGCTGAGCCACACCGGCGAGCGCCCGCTGTCCTGCCCAGAGTGTCCCATGACCTTTGCCCGGCCGCACACCCTTATGATCCACCGGCGACAGCACACCGGGGAGACGCCGTTCTCTTGCCAGGACTGTGGGAAGCAGTTCAAACAGGGGTACCAATTGAAAGACCACGTTACAATgaaacacacaggggagaaaccatacAAATGCTCCGAGTGTGACAAGTGCTTCATCACTTCGGCGTCTCGTAAAGTGCACATGGTtgtccacacaggagagaagccgtacAAATGCACAGAGTGCTGTAGGAGATACAGTCAGAGTGGGCATCTAGCGCAGCACATGAGGAGACACACGGGGGAGAAACCATACAAATGCTCAGAGTGTGACAAGTGCTTCATCACTTCGGCGTCTCGTAAAGTGCACATGGTtgtccacacaggagagaagccgtacAAATGCACAGAGTGCTGTAGGAGCTACAGTCAGAGTGGGTCCCTGAAGAGGCACAAGTGTGAGCAGCAAACCAG taaaagAACCAAGAGAGGAAGATGTGAGGTAATCACTCCTTTGGCTGTGAGCTATTTCCAGCCCCCTGGCCTCAGCTCCACGAGAAAGAGAGACCACCATCCTCCAAGCACTTATCCCATCCTGATGGAATCCCACTGA